The window GCGCCAGCGCTTCTCAATCTTCCCCACGGCTGCCTCCCGTCGTCCTGGCGAGTCGAACCCGTATCATATCGCGCCGCCGCGCCCTGCCCGTGATAGTGGCGGCCGCAGCGGCGGCGCATTGAAATGAGTACCGAGGAGATCCTCTCCTCGATTCACGAAGGCCATCGCTGGTGACCTGCTTTGTGCTGGACGCGTCCGTCGCCGCGGCATGGCTCTTCGATGACGAAGACAACCCGCGGGCGAACGCGGCCCTGGAGCGGCTCGAGACAGAGCTCGCGCTCGTGCCGCAGCTCTGGCACCTGGAAGTCAGGAGTGCCCTCATCGGCGCAGAACGCCGGGGACGCATGCGGGCAGATGAAGTCGACGAGTGTTTGCGCCGCATCGAAGAACTGCCGGTTGAGACGGACACGAAGCTCAATGTCGGCGTCTCGTTTGCGCTAGCGC of the Acidobacteriota bacterium genome contains:
- a CDS encoding type II toxin-antitoxin system VapC family toxin gives rise to the protein MVTCFVLDASVAAAWLFDDEDNPRANAALERLETELALVPQLWHLEVRSALIGAERRGRMRADEVDECLRRIEELPVETDTKLNVGVSFALARAHRLSIYDATYLELALRADAPLATLDKTQAAAAVAEGRMLVEALDGLV